ACTGCAAAAACGAGTAGCGGACGGATCCTTTTCCCGCCTGCTTGCAATGAATAAAGCATTGACTTAGCAAGATTCTCCGGTGTCTCAAGGGCACCAACAACCTCTCTTAGCCTTTCCTCGACAAGTGTCTTATATTTTTTTGTAAAAGAATCAAGTGAAACCGGATGCAATACTATTCCTCCTCGTTTATGGAGAAACCTTCAGTCCGTCCATCTTCAGTAATGATCTGGGCCAGTTGTTCTTCCACATTCTTTAGCTTATCATGGCAAAGTTTGGATAATTCCATTCCTTCTTTATAAAAAGAGATCGCTTCTTCCAAAGGCACATCGCCTTCTTCAAGTTTTTCAACTATAGTCTCAAGTTGATCCATCGCCTGTTCAAAACTTAGTTTTTTTTCATCTGCCATCGTTTTCACTCTCCTTGATATCTGTCACGATACATTGAATGCTTCCATCAGAAAGCTTCACCTTTATTTTCCGTTCAGGTTTTACTTGGGTGACTGTTTTAATCAGTTCACCATCTTCGGTGTATGCAAGACTATAGCCTCGATCCATGATCTTTAACGGACTTAAGGCTTCAAGCGTTGAAACAATACCGTTGAACTCTTTTCGCTTTTCAGACAAGACGGACGTCATCGCCCGGTTCAAAGCTCTCGTAGTCCTTACATGCCTTTCAGCAGACACTTTCCTCAGTTCTTCCGGGTGGCTTCGTTCCAATCTTCTTTTCAGTTGAAGAAGTGCATCGTTTTTAGCAAAATAAAGCTTTTCAGCTCCGCGCGTCAGCGATTCCGTCAACTTGTCTACCTGTTCAAGCTTTTGTTCATAAAGCTTCCTTGGATAGCGAAAAGCGTAAGACCTGATCAGCCGCTGGTATCGCTCCTGCTGGAAGAACACCTTCTCCCTCATCGCCCTCATTAATCTTGTTTCCCTGTTCATTACCCTCTCAATGAGTTCCTGGATATGAGGAACGGCCAGCTCAGCAGCCCCTGTTGGAGTCGGGGCTCTCATGTCAGCAACAAAATCAGCGATCGTGAAGTCTGTTTCATGGCCGACTGCTGATATGATTGGAATTTTCGAGGCAAAAATCGATCTTGCAACTGATTCCTCATTAAAATTCCATAGCTCCTCAATCGATCCACCCCCGCGGCCAATGATCAGAACATCAATATCTTGCCTCGCATTCGCCTTCTCGATTGCCCTCACTATAGATGGGGCACCCTGGTCTCCCTGAACAAGGGCCGGGAAAATCATCACCTTGGTAATGGGATATCTCCTTTTAATCGTTGTTAATATATCGCGGATTGCTGCCCCAGTTGGAGAAGTGACAATGCCCACTGCTTTTGGATATTTTGGAATTGGCTGCTTGTATTTTGGAGAAAAAAGGCCTTCTTGCTCAAGCTTCTTCTTCAGCTGTTCGTAAGCAACAAATAAATCGCCCACTCCATCGGTTTTCATTTCTTTTATGTATACCTGGTACTGGCCACTGCCTTCGTACACAGAGATATCTCCTCTGACCAGAACCTTCATGCCATTCTCAGGCTTGAACTTCATGGACCTGGCGGCACCCGCGAACATGACAGCAAGTATTCGGGCTTTTTCATCCTTGAGCGTAAAATACATATGCCCGCTCGAATGCCTTTTAAAGTTTGAAATTTCCCCTTTGATATAAACGCCCTGGAGATGCGGGTCGGCGTCGAATTTTCTCTTTATGTATTTGGTTAACGCGTTGACGGTTAGATAACGCTGATTATCCATTGGTAAACTCCTTTGTTGGAACATCTTTGTATCATAAAAAAACTGCCCATACCCATTATAAATTTAGAATCCCGATTCGTCACTTAACATAAGTGGATTTTCAGTTTCTAACTTATAACAGATATGGACAGAATCACGCCTTATAGATTTGAATTTTGAAGTCTATTCAAGCGGTTCTTTGCAGACTTCATTGTATTGAACATCAACATGGCGATGGTCATTGGACCAACACCCCCAGGCACAGGAGTGATATACCCGGCTTTTTCTTTGACTTCATCATAGGCTACATCACCGCATAGTTTGCCTTGGTCATCGCGGTTCATGCCAACATCGATGACCACAGCCCCTGGCTTGATATGGTCAGCGGTAATCAAACCGGCTTTCCCGACTGCGGCTATGACAACATCCGCCTGTTTCGTGTGTTCCTTTAAATCTTTTGTCCTCGAATGGCAATATGTAACTGTTGCATTTTCATTTAAGAAAAGTTGGCCTGCCGGCTTGCCGACAATATTACTCCTGCCAACGACAACTACATGCTTCCCGGCAAGATCAATCTCTATCTCCTTCATCATCACCATTACCCCATATGGCGTACAAGGTAAAAAAGCATCCTGGCCAGTCATCATCCGACCAATATTGATTGGATGGAAGCCATCAACATCTTTTTCAGGGGAAATAGCCTCAATCAGATTTTTTTCATTGATGTGTTCTGGAAGCGGCAACTGAACCAAAATGCCGTGAATGTCTTCATCACGATTGAGTTCGTCAATTTTAGCCAAAAGTTCCTGTTCGGTAATGGAGACAGGATATTCAATCAGGACATTATGCATGCCAAGATCTCTAGCTGTTTTTTGCTTGCTGTTGACATAGGTTCTTGATGCCTGGTTATCTCCGACAAGTATCACAGCCAGGCCAGGAGTTACTCCCTGGTTCTTCAGCTCCTGAACCTGGTCGGCGATTTCAAGTTTCTTCTTTTTAGCAATTTCTTTTCCATCAATAATACTAGCAGCCATACTTTCTCCCCCTATGTGATCAGGGAAGGTCCAACCTGCCTGCTTCCAATGGTTTTTAGGAAATGCTCTGCTTTACTTTAGACAGAACACCATTAATAAATCGGCTTGATTGGTCATCCCCATATAATTTAGCAATTTCGATCGCTTCATCAAGAACGACGTTCATCGGTACCTCTTCGTTGCAATACTTCAATTCGTATACGGCTAGGCGCAGAAGATTCCGGTCAACAGCTGCAATTCTGTCGAGCGACCATTTCTCTAAATACGTCTTGATCTCTTCATCGATTTCCTGCTGATGCTCGACCGTACCGTTCACAAGCTTGTTCAGGTAATCATCCCCAGCTTCTTCTTCAAGCACATGTTCAATCGCGTCTGAAACCTCTACCTTGCTTATATCAATCTGGAATAAGGCTTGTAATGCCTTTTCTCGTGCTGTTCTTCTTTTCATTGAATTCTTTAGCTCCTTTTATGGCTTGTCTGATTCTAACAAAATAATAGCATATCATATCTCTTTACGCATGGTTTCCTATTATTTTTCACTTTTTAGAAAAAAGTTAATCAAAACAAGGAGAAATATCTAATAGAAAGCTAAGAAATTATGATGAAATTAGAGCAGCGCTTGCGCCTTGAACATCACGATTAGCACTACATCCTCCCACAAGTCGTGGTTTCTAGGGAGGTTTTTGTCCGAGCCTGGACCTTCTTCGGACAACTTTTTCTCTAGAACGCGTGATTCTGTCCGAACCCAGGTCTACTTCGGACAACTTTTCCTCTAGAACACGAGATTTTGTCCGAACCTGAGTCTACTTCGGACAACTTTTCCTCTAGAACACGAGATTCTGTCCGAACCCAGGTCTACTTCGGACAACTTTTCCGCTACAGCACCAGTTTTTGTCCGAACCCAGGTCTACTTCGGACAATTTTTCCTCTACTGCGCGAGATTCTGTCCGAACCCAGGCCTTCTTCGGACAACTTTTCCTCTACTGCGCGAGATTCTGTCAGAACCTCGAACTACTTCACACAACCTCCACCTTAAGTTTCAGTGTTGAAGCTTCCAGGACCAAAAACACCCGGGACTACAAAAAAAACCAAAGGCATGCATATTTATGCCTTTGGTTCGGTGGTTAAACTTCTTGTTCGACTTCAGGTTCTACTTTTTGGTTTTCGAACTGGACGCCGACCACATGGATATTTACTTCTGTTGCATCGAGTGCAGTCATGTTCAATAATGCCTGGCGGATGTTGTCCTGGATTTTTTGGGCCACCACAGGAATGGATACGCCAAACTTCATGACACAATAAACGTCAACCTTGATTCCTTCTTCGACAAGCTCGACCTTTACACCTTTGCCGTGATTTTTCTTGCCTAGTCTTTCAACCACTCCAGCCGCGAAGCTGCCGCGCATTTGCGTGACACCTTCTACTTCGGATGCAGCGATGCTTGCAATGACTTCAATTACTTCAGGTGCAATTTCCACTTTCCCTAAGCCGTTCTCATCATTGCTCATTTCAAGTAAATGTTGCTGTTCACTCATGGCTAGACCTCCTATTATTCTTCTGTCATAAGATCATACATTTCTAAAAATTTCGTATTGAACTGCCCTTCCACGAATTTCTCA
This window of the Mesobacillus jeotgali genome carries:
- a CDS encoding exodeoxyribonuclease VII small subunit, translated to MADEKKLSFEQAMDQLETIVEKLEEGDVPLEEAISFYKEGMELSKLCHDKLKNVEEQLAQIITEDGRTEGFSINEEE
- the folD gene encoding bifunctional methylenetetrahydrofolate dehydrogenase/methenyltetrahydrofolate cyclohydrolase FolD; its protein translation is MAASIIDGKEIAKKKKLEIADQVQELKNQGVTPGLAVILVGDNQASRTYVNSKQKTARDLGMHNVLIEYPVSITEQELLAKIDELNRDEDIHGILVQLPLPEHINEKNLIEAISPEKDVDGFHPINIGRMMTGQDAFLPCTPYGVMVMMKEIEIDLAGKHVVVVGRSNIVGKPAGQLFLNENATVTYCHSRTKDLKEHTKQADVVIAAVGKAGLITADHIKPGAVVIDVGMNRDDQGKLCGDVAYDEVKEKAGYITPVPGGVGPMTIAMLMFNTMKSAKNRLNRLQNSNL
- the xseA gene encoding exodeoxyribonuclease VII large subunit yields the protein MDNQRYLTVNALTKYIKRKFDADPHLQGVYIKGEISNFKRHSSGHMYFTLKDEKARILAVMFAGAARSMKFKPENGMKVLVRGDISVYEGSGQYQVYIKEMKTDGVGDLFVAYEQLKKKLEQEGLFSPKYKQPIPKYPKAVGIVTSPTGAAIRDILTTIKRRYPITKVMIFPALVQGDQGAPSIVRAIEKANARQDIDVLIIGRGGGSIEELWNFNEESVARSIFASKIPIISAVGHETDFTIADFVADMRAPTPTGAAELAVPHIQELIERVMNRETRLMRAMREKVFFQQERYQRLIRSYAFRYPRKLYEQKLEQVDKLTESLTRGAEKLYFAKNDALLQLKRRLERSHPEELRKVSAERHVRTTRALNRAMTSVLSEKRKEFNGIVSTLEALSPLKIMDRGYSLAYTEDGELIKTVTQVKPERKIKVKLSDGSIQCIVTDIKESENDGR
- the nusB gene encoding transcription antitermination factor NusB, which encodes MKRRTAREKALQALFQIDISKVEVSDAIEHVLEEEAGDDYLNKLVNGTVEHQQEIDEEIKTYLEKWSLDRIAAVDRNLLRLAVYELKYCNEEVPMNVVLDEAIEIAKLYGDDQSSRFINGVLSKVKQSIS
- a CDS encoding Asp23/Gls24 family envelope stress response protein; translated protein: MSEQQHLLEMSNDENGLGKVEIAPEVIEVIASIAASEVEGVTQMRGSFAAGVVERLGKKNHGKGVKVELVEEGIKVDVYCVMKFGVSIPVVAQKIQDNIRQALLNMTALDATEVNIHVVGVQFENQKVEPEVEQEV